One genomic segment of Odocoileus virginianus isolate 20LAN1187 ecotype Illinois chromosome 17, Ovbor_1.2, whole genome shotgun sequence includes these proteins:
- the FAM20A gene encoding pseudokinase FAM20A isoform X1: MPGLRRDRLLTLLLLGALLAADLYFHLGPRVRRRLQPRERPLGCPCARRAASPAPAPAPSAPRRVEPGGGGDPGSKLQALFAHPLYNQPEEPPLLGPEDSLLAGPEALRYYRRKVARWNRRRRMYKEQLNLTSPEPPVQLRQEASWVQFHLGINRHGLYPRSSPVVSKLLQDMRDFPTISADYSQDEKALLGACDCSQIVKPSGVHLKLVLRFSDFGKAMFKPMRQQRDEETPEDFFYFIDFQRHNAEIAAFHLDRILDFRRVPPTVGRLVNITKEILEVTRNEILQSVFFVSPASNVCFFAKCPYMCKTEYAVCGNPHLLEGSLSAFLPSLNLAPRLSVPSPWIRSYSLAGREEWEVNPLYCATVKQLYPHGSSDRLLNIIDMAIFDFLTGPGPPQRLASSTGNMDRHHYEMFTRFGDDGFLIHLDNARGFGRHSHDEVSILAPLFQCCRIKRKTLLHLQLLAQAEYRLSDVMRESLLEDQLSPVLTEPHLLALDRRLQTVLRTVQDCIEAHGEQSVVADGPVGQWAPDSSRANATS, encoded by the exons ATGCCCGGGCTGCGCCGGGACCGCCTGCTgaccctgctgctgctgggcgCGCTGCTGGCCGCCGACCTCTACTTCCACCTCGGGCCCCGCGTGCGGCGCCGCCTGCAGCCCCGGGAGCGCCCGCTCGGCTGCCCGTGCGCCCGCCGCGCCGcctccccggcccccgccccggccccctcGGCCCCGCGGCGGGTCGAgccgggcggcggcggcgaccCCGGCTCCAAGCTGCAGGCCCTCTTCGCGCATCCGCTGTACAACCAGCCGGAGGAGCCGCCGCTCCTGGGGCCCGAAGACTCGCTGCTAGCCGGCCCGGAGGCGCTGCGCTATTACCGGAGGAAGGTGGCCCGCTGGAACAG ACGACGAAGGATGTACAAAGAGCAGCTGAACCTCACGTCCCCGGAACCCCCAGTGCAGCTCCGCCAGGAGGCCAGCTGGGTCCAGTTCCACCTGGGGATCAACCGCCACGGCCTGTACCCCCGGTCCAGCCCCGTCGTCAGCAAACTCCTCCAGGACATGAGGgactttcccaccatcagtgctG ATTACAGTCAGGACGAGAAAGCCCTGCTTGGAGCCTGCGACTGCTCCCAGA TCGTGAAACCCAGTGGCGTCCACCTCAAGCTGGTTCTGAGGTTCTCGGACTTCGGGAAGGCCATGTTCAAACCGATGAG aCAGCAACGAGACGAAGAGACGCCCGAGGACTTCTTCTATTTCATCGACTTTCAGAGACACAACGCGGAGATCGCCGCTTTCCACCTGGACAG GATTCTGGACTTCCGGCGGGTGCCGCCGACTGTGGGCAGGCTGGTCAACATCACCAAGGAGATCCTGGAGGTGACCAGGAACGAGATCCTGCAGAGCGTGTTCTTCGTCTCTCCAG CCAGCAACGTGTGCTTCTTCGCCAAGTGTCCGTACATGTGCAAGACAGAATACGCCGTGTGCGGCAACCCGCACCTGCTGGAGGGCTCCCTGTCCGCCTTCCTGCCGTCCCTCAACCTGGCCCCACGGCTCTCCGTGCCCAGCCCCTGGATCCGCTCCTACTCGCTGGCAGGCAGAGAGGA GTGGGAGGTCAACCCCCTCTACTGCGCCACGGTGAAGCAGTTGTACCCGCACGGCAGCAGCGACCGCCTTCTCAACATCATCGACATGGCCATCTTTGACTTCCTGACCG GCCCTGGCCCGCCACAGCGCCTCGCCTCCTCCACAGGGAACATGGATCGGCACCACTACGAGATGTTCACCAGGTTCGGGGACGACGGGTTCCTGATCCACCTGGACAACGCCCGGGG GTTCGGCCGGCACTCCCATGACGAGGTCTCCATCCTGGCGCCGCTCTTCCAGTGCTGCCG GATAAAGAGGAAGACGCTCCTGCACCTGCAGCTGCTGGCCCAGGCCGAGTACAGGCTCAGCGACGTGATGCGCGAGTCGCTGCTGGAGGACCAGCTCAGCCCCGTGCTCACGGAGCCCCACCTCCT
- the FAM20A gene encoding pseudokinase FAM20A isoform X2: protein MPGLRRDRLLTLLLLGALLAADLYFHLGPRVRRRLQPRERPLGCPCARRAASPAPAPAPSAPRRVEPGGGGDPGSKLQALFAHPLYNQPEEPPLLGPEDSLLAGPEALRYYRRKVARWNRRRRMYKEQLNLTSPEPPVQLRQEASWVQFHLGINRHGLYPRSSPVVSKLLQDMRDFPTISADYSQDEKALLGACDCSQIVKPSGVHLKLVLRFSDFGKAMFKPMRQQRDEETPEDFFYFIDFQRHNAEIAAFHLDRILDFRRVPPTVGRLVNITKEILEVTRNEILQSVFFVSPASNVCFFAKCPYMCKTEYAVCGNPHLLEGSLSAFLPSLNLAPRLSVPSPWIRSYSLAGREEWEVNPLYCATVKQLYPHGSSDRLLNIIDMAIFDFLTGNMDRHHYEMFTRFGDDGFLIHLDNARGFGRHSHDEVSILAPLFQCCRIKRKTLLHLQLLAQAEYRLSDVMRESLLEDQLSPVLTEPHLLALDRRLQTVLRTVQDCIEAHGEQSVVADGPVGQWAPDSSRANATS, encoded by the exons ATGCCCGGGCTGCGCCGGGACCGCCTGCTgaccctgctgctgctgggcgCGCTGCTGGCCGCCGACCTCTACTTCCACCTCGGGCCCCGCGTGCGGCGCCGCCTGCAGCCCCGGGAGCGCCCGCTCGGCTGCCCGTGCGCCCGCCGCGCCGcctccccggcccccgccccggccccctcGGCCCCGCGGCGGGTCGAgccgggcggcggcggcgaccCCGGCTCCAAGCTGCAGGCCCTCTTCGCGCATCCGCTGTACAACCAGCCGGAGGAGCCGCCGCTCCTGGGGCCCGAAGACTCGCTGCTAGCCGGCCCGGAGGCGCTGCGCTATTACCGGAGGAAGGTGGCCCGCTGGAACAG ACGACGAAGGATGTACAAAGAGCAGCTGAACCTCACGTCCCCGGAACCCCCAGTGCAGCTCCGCCAGGAGGCCAGCTGGGTCCAGTTCCACCTGGGGATCAACCGCCACGGCCTGTACCCCCGGTCCAGCCCCGTCGTCAGCAAACTCCTCCAGGACATGAGGgactttcccaccatcagtgctG ATTACAGTCAGGACGAGAAAGCCCTGCTTGGAGCCTGCGACTGCTCCCAGA TCGTGAAACCCAGTGGCGTCCACCTCAAGCTGGTTCTGAGGTTCTCGGACTTCGGGAAGGCCATGTTCAAACCGATGAG aCAGCAACGAGACGAAGAGACGCCCGAGGACTTCTTCTATTTCATCGACTTTCAGAGACACAACGCGGAGATCGCCGCTTTCCACCTGGACAG GATTCTGGACTTCCGGCGGGTGCCGCCGACTGTGGGCAGGCTGGTCAACATCACCAAGGAGATCCTGGAGGTGACCAGGAACGAGATCCTGCAGAGCGTGTTCTTCGTCTCTCCAG CCAGCAACGTGTGCTTCTTCGCCAAGTGTCCGTACATGTGCAAGACAGAATACGCCGTGTGCGGCAACCCGCACCTGCTGGAGGGCTCCCTGTCCGCCTTCCTGCCGTCCCTCAACCTGGCCCCACGGCTCTCCGTGCCCAGCCCCTGGATCCGCTCCTACTCGCTGGCAGGCAGAGAGGA GTGGGAGGTCAACCCCCTCTACTGCGCCACGGTGAAGCAGTTGTACCCGCACGGCAGCAGCGACCGCCTTCTCAACATCATCGACATGGCCATCTTTGACTTCCTGACCG GGAACATGGATCGGCACCACTACGAGATGTTCACCAGGTTCGGGGACGACGGGTTCCTGATCCACCTGGACAACGCCCGGGG GTTCGGCCGGCACTCCCATGACGAGGTCTCCATCCTGGCGCCGCTCTTCCAGTGCTGCCG GATAAAGAGGAAGACGCTCCTGCACCTGCAGCTGCTGGCCCAGGCCGAGTACAGGCTCAGCGACGTGATGCGCGAGTCGCTGCTGGAGGACCAGCTCAGCCCCGTGCTCACGGAGCCCCACCTCCT